Below is a genomic region from Halobacterium sp. CBA1132.
GAGGACGCTCGTGTGTTCGAGGCTCACCGACGTCACCGCGCTCGCCGCCGGGTCGACCACGCTGGTCGCGTCGAAGCGCCCGCCGATACCGACTTCGAGCACCGCAACGTCGACGTCCTCGCGGCCGAACTGCCACAGCGCCATCGCCGTCACCGCCTCGAAGAACGTCGGCGCGTCCCCGTCGGCCGCCCGCTCGTTCACGTGCGGCCGAATCGCCTCCACGAACTCCGTGAGCGCCGCCTCCGACATCCGGCGGCCGTCGACGGTGACGCGCTCGCGCACGTCGTCGAGGTGCGGGGACGTGAACAGGCCGACGTCGAGGCCGGCCTCCCGGAGCACGGATTCGAGCAGCCGCGCGGTCGACCCCTTCCCGTTCGACCCCGCGACCTGCACGTACTGCGGGCCCTCGTGGGGGTCGTCGAGCGCGGCCAGCAGGTCCGCCGTCGAGTCCGTCCCGGGCTTGGGCCGGTAGCGGCGGAGGTCCAGCAGGAAGTTCGCCGCCTCGTCGTATCGCATATCCGTTTCGAGCGCGGCGGCCCGCTTTAGGCTGTCGGACCCGGGACTGGGGTGTCTCTCAAAGAGCCGTTTGACTCTCCAGAAAGGACTTGATACCGGCGGGCGACGACGCAACTGGAGCGCCACCGGCCCCCGAACCCCCACCCCCCATCACTGCCCCCTTCACCTGTGTCAGCCTACTGGCGCTCCGCTCTCCTCCGAAACCGAGCCTGCTCAGTCGTGGCGGAAGGTGCGGTGCCCGGTGAACACCATCGCCATCCCGTGCTCGTTTGCTTCCTCGACGACGTCCTCGTCGTTGACGGAGCCGCCGGGCTGGATGACGGCTTCGACGCCCGCATCGGCGGCGGCCTCGATGCCGTCCGGGAACGGGAAGAACGCATCGGAGGCCATCACGGCGCCCTCGGCGCTCTTGCCGTCGGCGTCGCGCTCGGCCTTCTTCGCGGCGAGTTCGACGGCGTCCACGCGGGAGACCTGTCCGACGCCGAGGCCGACGGTCTCGGTGCCGTCCGCGAAGAGGATGCCGTTGGACTTGACGTGCTTGAGCACGCGCCACGCGAACAGCATCGTCTCGAATTCGTCCTCGGTGGGCTCGCGCTCCGTGACGACTTCGAGGTCGTCGCGTTCGGGGGCCCAGAGGTCCCGTTCCTGCACGAGGCGGCCACCGACCAGGGGCTTCTCCGTGAGCGTCTCCGAGACCTCGCCCAGGTCACCGACGTCGAGCACGCGGAGGTTGTCCTTCGCGGTGAGTACGTCGAGCGCGCCGTCGGTGTAGCCGGGCGCGACGACGACCTCCTTGAAGGAGTCGACGACGAGTTCCGCGGTCGCCTCGTCGCACTCGCGGTTGAGCGCGACGATGCCGCCGAACGCGCTCTTGGCGTCCGTGGCGAGCGCGTCGGCGTAGGCCTCGGCGAGCGTGTCCGCGACCGCGGCGCCCGCGGGGTTGGTGTGCTTGATGACGGCGGCCGCCGGCTCGTCGAACTCCTTGATGAGGTTGAGCGCGGCGTCGGCGTCGTTGTAGTTGTTGTACGACAGCGCCTTCGCGCCCTCGTTGCGCTGGTCGGCGTGGACGACGCTGGCCTCCTCGCAGGTGTCGTCGCGGTAGAGCGCGGCGTCCTGATGGGGGTTCTCGCCGTACCGCAGGTCGCTGTCGCGGTCGTTGCTCACGAGCCGGCGCACCGGGAAGTCGCCGCCCGTGTCAGCGTCGACGGTGACGCCCTCAGAGGTGACGTCGAGGTCGCCGTTGGCAGCCCACCGGACGGCGCGCGGGTACGCCTCGAACTCGGCGTCGTAGAGCACGCGCTCCTTGAGGTCGCTCTCGTCGTCGTCCGCGTAGACGGGGACCGGCTCCTGCGTGACGACGGGGCCGGCGTCGACGTCCTCGGTGCGGACGCTGCCGTCGTCGGCGACGGCGTTCGTGACGACGTGAACCGTACAACCCGTCATGGAGACCTCTGCGTCCAGCACTTGCTCGTGGGCGTCCGCGCCGGGGAACGACGGCAGGAGGCTCGGGTGGACGTTCAGCGTGAGCGGCGTCGCCTCCAGGAACACCTCCGAGAGCACGCGCATGTAGCCGTCGAGGCAAACGAGGTCGACGTCGTAGTCGTCGAGCGCGTCGACGACGCGGCGCTCGTGGTCGCGCCGGGACTCGTCGTCGCGATGCTCGACGACTTCTGTCGGGATGTCCCGCGCCTCGGCCGCGTCGAGGACGGGCGCGTCGGCGTCGTCCGTGAGCACGACGGCGAGGTCGGCGCCGCCGGGCCGCAGGTCGTCGATGTGCAGGAGGTTTCGGCCGCGGTTGCTGGCCAGACCGGCTACGTTCGTCATGTCTCATCGACCGGCGCGCGCCGGCAAAGTGGTTGCGGTTCGCGCCCGGGGAGTATGCACGAACTGGCATAGAAACACGCGAATACCGCGTTCGGTACGGAAATAGTATGCATGCTCGTGGTCCGCTCGACCGGCAGGCTTTTGCC
It encodes:
- the purH gene encoding bifunctional phosphoribosylaminoimidazolecarboxamide formyltransferase/IMP cyclohydrolase yields the protein MTNVAGLASNRGRNLLHIDDLRPGGADLAVVLTDDADAPVLDAAEARDIPTEVVEHRDDESRRDHERRVVDALDDYDVDLVCLDGYMRVLSEVFLEATPLTLNVHPSLLPSFPGADAHEQVLDAEVSMTGCTVHVVTNAVADDGSVRTEDVDAGPVVTQEPVPVYADDDESDLKERVLYDAEFEAYPRAVRWAANGDLDVTSEGVTVDADTGGDFPVRRLVSNDRDSDLRYGENPHQDAALYRDDTCEEASVVHADQRNEGAKALSYNNYNDADAALNLIKEFDEPAAAVIKHTNPAGAAVADTLAEAYADALATDAKSAFGGIVALNRECDEATAELVVDSFKEVVVAPGYTDGALDVLTAKDNLRVLDVGDLGEVSETLTEKPLVGGRLVQERDLWAPERDDLEVVTEREPTEDEFETMLFAWRVLKHVKSNGILFADGTETVGLGVGQVSRVDAVELAAKKAERDADGKSAEGAVMASDAFFPFPDGIEAAADAGVEAVIQPGGSVNDEDVVEEANEHGMAMVFTGHRTFRHD